The following proteins come from a genomic window of Acidobacteriota bacterium:
- a CDS encoding HAMP domain-containing protein, which translates to MKPRVPFRFGRRGVVLSLLVAGFLVSLLLITRTPGSGAEDSPTFNLQVVLLAVLTVINALALLLLVSVLVRYLIKLFFEKRGRTLHTSVRTKLILAFAFLAVVPAGLFMFFSFTLISHSVNQWFSAPAEAVLNHAEDLAQSYYASVIDRTKAFLADYLEAPAPGAPEEALRTFRRTRRIDTVLLLDEQGAVVFRDDTPGASGKPYIPDNVPLILQNAKPAAASHYLESRPSEDVIIAFAQMPGRPARVIVFAQKVPSSPAYHAYLINEAYKEYFQLKNQVQLIRANYFLVVGGVGGMILLGFSWFGVYISRKITTPINALLEGSRRVASGDLSTPVACETRDEFEELIQSFNRMTEEIRRNEAMLEDANLKLVRINQELESRNTFIETVIDTIAAGVVCVDQEHLVTISNAAAASLLRPLAITDGRSRLQDVLPREKAEELVRLLKDSDFHGRVSKEVLFHAGKRTLHFAVTVTPMRDDQQRKTGYVIAFDDVTELLRTEKAAAWQEVARRLAHEIKNPLTPIQLSMERVAKQYRKLEEACIPSGEREAGPFRAFGEMLAEALQTVQGETRNLKYLVDEFSKFARLPVPVLKPEDLNALVTEIRDRCQPLHPEIAFDLDLEANLPFPYLDAELIRRVLVNLVDNAAESIREIAEGGRITLGTRHDREHGRVVLVVEDTGKGVPEDAQDNLFLPYVSTKQTGMGLGLTIVKKILDDHEAGIRPEPVTPHGLRMVIDFQNF; encoded by the coding sequence ATGAAACCGAGAGTCCCCTTCCGTTTCGGGCGGCGGGGCGTCGTCCTCAGCCTCCTGGTCGCCGGTTTCCTGGTCTCCCTCCTCCTGATCACCCGGACCCCCGGGAGCGGTGCGGAGGACTCCCCCACCTTCAATCTCCAGGTGGTCCTCCTGGCCGTCCTCACGGTCATCAACGCCCTGGCCCTCCTGCTCCTGGTCTCGGTGCTGGTCCGCTACCTCATCAAGCTCTTCTTCGAAAAACGCGGGCGGACCCTTCACACCAGCGTCCGCACCAAGCTGATCCTTGCGTTCGCCTTCCTGGCCGTCGTCCCGGCCGGGCTGTTCATGTTCTTTTCCTTCACCCTGATCAGCCACAGCGTCAACCAGTGGTTCTCCGCCCCCGCGGAGGCGGTCCTCAACCACGCCGAGGACCTGGCGCAGTCCTACTACGCGTCGGTGATCGACCGGACGAAGGCCTTCCTCGCCGACTACCTCGAAGCCCCGGCCCCGGGGGCGCCGGAGGAGGCCCTGCGGACGTTCCGCCGCACCCGCCGCATCGACACCGTCCTCCTGCTGGACGAACAGGGCGCCGTCGTCTTCCGGGACGACACCCCCGGCGCCTCCGGGAAGCCCTACATCCCCGACAACGTCCCCCTGATCCTGCAGAACGCGAAACCCGCCGCCGCCTCACACTACCTCGAGAGCCGGCCCTCCGAGGACGTGATCATCGCCTTCGCCCAGATGCCGGGCCGCCCCGCCCGCGTGATCGTCTTCGCCCAGAAGGTCCCGTCCTCCCCCGCCTACCACGCCTACCTCATCAACGAGGCTTACAAGGAGTACTTCCAGCTCAAGAACCAGGTGCAGCTGATCCGGGCCAATTACTTCCTGGTGGTGGGCGGGGTCGGGGGGATGATCCTGCTGGGTTTCAGCTGGTTCGGCGTCTACATCTCCCGGAAGATCACCACGCCCATCAACGCGCTCCTGGAGGGGTCGCGGCGGGTCGCCTCCGGGGACCTGTCCACCCCGGTGGCGTGCGAGACGCGGGACGAGTTCGAGGAACTCATCCAGTCCTTCAACCGGATGACCGAGGAGATCCGCCGCAACGAGGCGATGCTGGAGGACGCCAACCTCAAACTCGTCCGGATCAACCAGGAGCTGGAGTCCCGTAACACCTTCATCGAGACGGTGATCGACACCATCGCCGCCGGGGTGGTCTGCGTGGACCAGGAGCACCTCGTCACCATCTCCAACGCCGCCGCGGCGAGCCTGCTCCGCCCGCTCGCCATCACCGACGGGCGGAGCCGGCTCCAGGACGTGCTGCCCAGGGAGAAGGCCGAGGAACTCGTCCGCCTCCTCAAGGATTCGGACTTCCACGGCCGGGTCAGCAAGGAGGTCCTCTTCCACGCGGGGAAGCGCACCCTCCACTTCGCGGTGACGGTGACCCCCATGCGGGACGACCAGCAGCGGAAGACGGGCTACGTCATCGCCTTCGACGACGTGACGGAACTGCTCAGGACCGAGAAGGCCGCCGCCTGGCAGGAGGTGGCCCGCCGGCTGGCCCACGAGATCAAGAACCCCCTGACGCCCATTCAGCTTTCGATGGAACGGGTGGCGAAGCAGTACCGGAAACTGGAGGAGGCCTGCATCCCGTCCGGCGAGCGGGAGGCCGGGCCTTTCCGCGCCTTCGGGGAGATGCTGGCCGAAGCGCTCCAGACGGTGCAGGGGGAAACCCGGAACCTCAAGTACCTGGTGGACGAGTTCTCGAAGTTCGCCCGGCTCCCCGTACCCGTTTTAAAACCCGAGGACCTGAACGCACTGGTGACCGAGATTCGGGATCGCTGCCAGCCGCTGCACCCGGAAATCGCCTTCGACCTCGACCTCGAGGCGAACCTCCCCTTCCCTTACCTGGACGCCGAACTGATCCGCCGGGTCCTGGTGAACCTCGTGGACAACGCCGCCGAGTCGATCCGCGAGATCGCGGAAGGGGGCCGGATCACCCTCGGCACCCGGCACGACCGGGAACACGGCCGGGTGGTCCTCGTCGTGGAGGACACGGGGAAAGGCGTCCCCGAAGACGCCCAGGACAACCTCTTCCTGCCGTACGTTTCCACCAAGCAGACGGGCATGGGCCTGGGGCTGACCATCGTGAAGAAGATCCTCGACGACCACGAGGCCGGGATCCGCCCCGAGCCGGTGACCCCCCACGGCCTGCGCATGGTTATCGATTTCCAGAACTTCTAG